The genomic segment GGGAAGAAAAAGAAAGGGGCATTAAATCCATTCACAGCCAGAAAAATTATCCGTTTAAACTACTCACAGAGCTTGTAAAAGAAGGCTATATTGAAGGCAGCAAGAAATCCAAAACCGTGACCATGCTTGAAAAAGG from the Candidatus Goldiibacteriota bacterium genome contains:
- a CDS encoding transposase, translating into MNKEIRELTLLLLKLTSWEEKERGIKSIHSQKNYPFKLLTELVKEGYIEGSKKSKTVTMLEKGMKAAEELEKKYFKKD